Within Synechococcus sp. NB0720_010, the genomic segment TTTTTTCTCTGCTGGACTGCTCGGAGCGGCTGGGGCTGGGCGGCTGGCGGCCTGCCGCTCGAGATAACTGCTGTAGTTCCCTTCAAAGCGCTGGAGTTGGCCGTCCTCGAAGCTGAACAGCCGATCGACGGTGCGGTCGAGGAAGTAGCGGTCGTGGGAGACCACGACGACACAACCGCGGAAGTCCTCGAGGAAATCCTCGAGCACCGTCAGGGTCTGGACGTCGAGGTCGTTCGTCGGCTCATCGAGCAGCAGGACGTTGGGCGCCTCAATCAGGAGGCGGCAGAGGTGCAGTCGCCGCCGCTCCCCGCCGGAGAGCTTGCTGACGGGCTGGTGTTGCTGCGCCGGAGGAAACAGAAATCGCTCCAGCAGCTGGGAGGCACTGAGGGTGGAACCCTCGATCTCGACAGTGCTGGCGGCCTCTTTGACGATGTCGATCACCTTGCGCTCCCGGCCGGCGGCATCGGTCTGATCGAGCACGGTGTGGCTGTGCTGGTCGAAGTAGGCGAGCTTCACGGTTGATCCCAGCTCAACCCGTCCGCCCTGGGGGATGCGTCGACCGGCAATCAGATCCAGCAGGGTTGATTTGCCGGAGCCATTCGGCCCGATGATCCCGATCCGATCCTCCGGGCTGAAGTCGTAGCTGAAGTCGCGCAACAGCGGTGTCTGGCCGCTGTTTTGGGCCTCCTCGCTGGCCCAGACCAGCACCGCCTCGGCTTCGATCGCTCGCTTTCCGAGCCGCCGCTGGTTGCTGGTCAGGCTCAGGTCCCCTCTCCCCTGGCGCTTGGGGGCCTCCTGCATGGCCTCGATCCGCTGGATGCGCGCCTTTTGTTTGGTGCTGCGCGCTTGGGGGCCCCGCTTGAGCCACTCCAGCTCACGCCGCAGCACTCCCTTGAATTTGGCTTCGCTGGCGGCAGCCGCTGCCTCCTCTTCGGCTTTTCGGGCGAGGTAATAGGCATAGTTCCCGCTGTAATTGCGGGCCTCGCCGCGGTCCACCTCCACGATTCGGTTGGTGACCTGATCGAGGACGTAGCGGTCGTGGGTGATCAGCACCAGGGACCCGCTGAAACGCTGCAGATAGCCCTGGAGCCACTGGATGCAGTCGGCATCGAGATGGTTGGTGGGCTCGTCCAGCAGCAGGACATCCGGGTCGGCCACGAGGGCGGCCGCCAGGGCTAGGCGCTTGCGGTAGCCGCCGGAGAGATCCCCGACCCGGCGTTGGGTGTCGCCGATGCCCAGTCGCTGCAGAACTTCGCGGATTTGCTGCTCCAAGCCCCAGGCTTGGCTTTGGTCCATCCGTCCATTGAGTTGGCCCAGCTCCGCCAGCAGGGCGGCATCGTCGTCGCCTCGCTCATGGGCCGCGGCGAGGGCCTCGCTGACCTCGGTGTATCGGCGCAGCAGCTGCATCTTCTCGCCGCTCTCAGCAAAGACCTGCTCGAGCACGGTCCGCTGCGGATCCATCTCCGGCTCCTGGCTCACCAGGACGATGCGGGCCTGGGGCAGGACCCGGCGGTTGCCACTCCCAGTGGGCTCGAGTCCCGCCAGAACTCGCATCAAGGTGGACTTCCCGGCGCCGTTGGGTCCGATTAGCCCCAGGCGCTCGCGTTCACCGATGTGCAGGGTCAGCCCGTCGAAGAGGGTGCGGATGCCGAAGTCCTTGCGGACATCCACCAGGCTGATCAGGCTCACAAGTTGGGGGGCTGTCGCTGCGCTTCCAGATAAGCAAACACGCTCTTATCGCCCACGTCGGCCGCGGCATCCATCGGGAATTTCCGCAGGGTCAGCACCAGCAGGAGCGCCGCCTCGATGGCCAGCAGGGTCGCCGTGGCTTCTGCGCTGAGCAGATGGCTGAGGCGTCCGAGCAGCGCCAGAGGCAGCAGCAGAGTCACGCCAATGGCCTCGGGGCGGCGGAAGCAGAAAAACTCCTTGAAGCCGATCCCCGCTAGGGCGGCGAAGAAGGGACCCACGGCCCAGATCCAGCGGCTGTCTGTGCTGAGTGCGCCGGCCATTCCTTGGGGACCGGCGCTGATCAGCAGGGCGAGGAAGCCCAGGCATCCCGCCAGCCAGAACCATTGCAGGGCCCGGTGCAGGGGGCGCAGATAGATGTGAATCCAACGCAGGGCCAGGCCAACCCCTGCGGCCAAAGGCAGTAGCCAGGGCCAGATCCACGCTCCACCGAGCTGCTGCCATTGGATCAGCAGTGCGGCCTGGGCCACTGCCGCCGTGAAGAGGGCCAGCCGGTACCCCAGGACCTCGCGCCGGTCCGTGTCCGTGATGCTGTAGGTGCCATAGACACCTTCAAAGACCGGATCGGCGGCGGCGCTCATGCTGAGACGGTTCCTGACACCAGTGTGGCCAGAGCGGGGCCCGCGGGCACGATCCCCGAAGGATGGAGGGGAAACAGGGCGCCGAAGTAGTCCTTGCGCCAGGCCTGATCGCAGCAGGTTTCGGCCACGCCAGGTAGCGCGAAGAAGCGCTGTCTCCAGGCCCAGAGCCCAGGGAGTTGCCAGAGCGGCTGACGGCTGACCCCGAACAGGGGGGCGTAGACCAACTCCAGACGAATCAAGGTGGGGAAGAGCTGAACATCAGCCAGGCTTGGTCTCTCTCCGCAGAGCCAGGGCGAGGTGCCGGCGTCAGCCAGGACCGATTCCGCTTCGCTCAAGGTCTCAAAGAGCGCTGATTCGGCCCGGTCATAGGCCGCTTGGTTGCGGGCAAATCCGCAGCGATAGACCCCGTCATTGACGCTGTATTGCAGGCGCTCGCGCCAGTGCGCGATGGCCTGAGCCTGGTTGGCGGGTTCCAGGTCGAGGGCGTCCTGCGCTGCTGGCCAGCTGTTCAGCAGTTCCATCAGGCGAGCGCTTTCGCCCACCACCACGCCTCCTGAGCGGCTGTCCACCAGGACCGGAACGGTGGCCCGCTGGTTGGGGTCTGCCCCAGCGGCTCGGTAGAGCTCCTGCAGGGTCTGGCAGCCACGGAAGGGCTCGCTGAAGCGCCAGCGGCCTGCCTTGGGATCGGGCTCCACCACCAGCAGCTCAATGCTCTGGTGCAGTTGTCGCAGCTGCCAGACGAGCCAAGCCCGGTGGGCCCAGGGGCAGCTCCGTCCCACGATCAGCACATGGGCCCCCGCCTCACCGGCCGATGGGGGCAGCGCTGGTTTGGCGACAAAGGCTCCGGCGGGGCGGGTGTAGTTCCCCTCGGCATCGGCGGGTCCAAGGCCCCCCATCAGTTGCTGCCACTGCCACTGCCAGCCGTTGCGGGCGGCTGTCACCACGGCAGGGGGGATGGCCATGGACGTTCAGAAGACTTCTGCCAGGCTGACTCAGCTGCGGGCTGGAGCAAAGGGTATGGGGCGGGCTCAGGTGTTGGTTGTGGCGGGGACCCACGGCAATGAGCGCAACGCTCCGGCCTTGCTCGAGCGTTGGCGCAGGGAGCCCCGGGACCTCGATTGCGCTGGGCTGCCTGTGCAGCTGGTCCTCGGTAATCCGGCGGCCCATGCGGCCAATCGCCGTTACATGGATCGCGATCTCAACCGCTGTTTTGCCCCCGAGCTGCTGGCCGATCTCACCCAGCAGCCCTTGGAGCTGCAGCGTGCCAGGGAGCTGCTGGCCCAGTTCGCCCCGACGGGCGCGAATCCCTGTGCGGTCGCGATTGACCTGCACAGCACCACCAGCGGCATGGGCAATTCACTGGTGGTCTATGGACGGCGTCCCGCCGATCTCGCCCTGGCGGCTGGTGTTCAGGCTCGGCTGGGGCTACCGATCTATCTGCACGAGGCCGATGCTGCCCAGACGGGTTTTTTGGTGGAGCGTTGGCCCTGCGGCCTGGTGATCGAGGTGGGGCCTGTGGCCCAAGGGCTACTCAGTGCGCCAATCCTGCGTCAAACCCAGCTAGCGCTCGAGGCGGTCTTCGCGGTCTTGGCCGAGGCGGCCGCCGGGGAGCTGCGCCTGCCCGCGGGCCTTCAGCTCTATCGCCATTGCGGCAGTGTCGATTTGCCCCGGGACTCGGCCGGCGAGGCCATCGCCTGTGTGCACCCGGCCCTCGAACGTCAGGACTGGAGGCCGCTGCAGGTCGGGCAGGCCCTCTTTTGGCAGCCCGGCGGCCAGGACTGCCCGGCTGAATGGCGCTTCGACCCGCAGACCCTGGGTTTTCCTGCCGAGGCCCACTGGCCTGTCTTTATTAATGAGGCGGCTTACGGCGAGAAGGGCATCGCCTTCAGCCTCTGTCGCCGGGAACGTTGGGCGAGCGAGGGGGCCTGGCTTGAGGCCCTGCAGGCCCTGATGGCGGCCTAGCCGCAGGCCCAGGTGCCCTGCTCCTTGGTGCAGGGCAGATCGCTGGTGCTGCCGTCTGCCCAGTAGATCCTGAGGCGGTCATCGGCGCTGTCGGTGCGGAAGGTCAAGGACTTGACCGGCCCGGCCGGGGCCTTGCCGGTGGGATCACTGGTATCCACCCCTCCAGGGTTGGCTTGCCGTTGCTCCAGCTGCTGAAGGCGCAGTTCCAGCCGATTCAGGCGTTCGATCTGCGCTTCGTTATCGCGGCGTTCCCCTCCTTGGCAGCCCGCTAGCAGGAGACCGGCAGCAAGCAGCAGCAGGGGAAGACGCATGGCGCTGAAGGCGTGACAGGCGACTCCTAGCAGCGGTTTTGGGGCTTGGCTACCTGCAGTCATGGAGGCGTTGCGCAAGATCGCTTTACAAAGCGCGCAAACTTCCTTTACATTCCCCGGGGCAACCCGTTTGGGTCGCCCTAACTACCGCTCTGACGGCTTGCCGTTGAGCCTTTCTTTCCCGTACTCATGACGACCACCCTCCAGCAGCGCCAAGGCGCTTCTGCGTGGAACCAGTTCTGCGAGTGGGTCACCAGCACCGACAACCGCCTCTATGTGGGTTGGTTCGGCGTTCTGATGATTCCCTGCCTGCTGGCCGCCACCATCTGCTTCATCGTTGCGTTCATCGCAGCACCCCCCGTCGACATCGACGGCATCCGTGAGCCTGTTGCTGGCTCCCTGATCTACGGAAACAACATCATCTCTGGTGCTGTTATCCCCTCCAGCAACGCCATCGGCCTGCACTTCTATCCCATCTGGGAAGCCGCCAGCCTCGACGAGTGGCTGTACAACGGTGGTCCTTTCCAGCTGGTTGTTTTCCACTTCCTCATCGGCATCTACGCCTACATGGGTCGTGAGTGGGAACTCTCCTACCGCCTCGGCATGCGCCCCTGGATCTGCGTTGCTTACAGCGCACCCGTGGCTGCTGCTTCCGCTGTGTTCCTGGTGTATCCCTTCGGTCAGGGCTCCTTCTCGGACGCCATGCCCCTCGGCATCTCCGGCACCTTCAACTACATGCTGGTGTTCCAGGCTGAGCACAACATCCTGATGCACCCCTTCCACATGCTTGGTGTGGCTGGTGTCTTCGGTGGTTCCCTGTTCTCCGCCATGCACGGCTCCCTGGTGACCTCCTCCCTGGTGCGTGAAACCACCGAGAGCGAGTCCCAGAACTACGGCTACAAGTTCGGCCAAGAGGAAGAGACCTACAACATCGTGGCTGCCCACGGTTACTTCGGTCGCCTGATCTTCCAATACGCCTCCTTCAACAACAGCCGCAGCCTTCACTTCTTCCTGGCTGCCTGGCCCGTCGTTGGCATCTGGTTCACCGCCCTGGGCGTCAGCACCATGGCCTTCAACCTGAACGGCTTCAACTTCAACCAGTCGATCCTGGATTCCCAGGGTCGTGTGCTGAACACCTGGGCTGACGTGCTCAACCGCGCCAACCTCGGTATGGAAGTGATGCACGAGCGCAACGCTCACAACTTCCCCCTCGACCTGGCTGCTGCTGAGTCCACCCCCGTGGCTCTGACCGCACCTGCCATCGGCTGAGGTTGATCCTCAAACCAAAAGGTTCAATCTCGGTTGAACCAGAAGCCCCCTCGCAAGAGGGGGCTTTTTGTTGGGGGGACGCAGATTCCCGAAAAAAAACGAACGCAGGGGCTGTGGTGCAGCGTTGTGGTCATGGTGTGCGAATCAGCCTTCGGACCGTCGGATGACGACATCGGCACGCCATTCCCATCCCCACGCACCGCAGACCTCTAACCGCAGAACACCAGGCCGCTCAGTGGAGCCGGCGCCGCGCTCCAAGGCTCTGACGGGTGCTCAGTTTCTGGTCAAGGCGCTGGAAGCCCATGGCGTCACCCATGTGTTTGGCATCCCCGGGGCCAAGGTCGACAGCGTTTTCACGGCCCTGCTGGATTCGCCCATCGAGCTGGTGCTCTGCCGGCATGAGCAGAACGCGGCATTCATGGCTCAAGCCTTTGGCCGCCTGACCGGCCGCATCGGCGTCTGCCTGGCCACCTCCGGCCCTGGCGTGACCAACCTGGTGACGGGCCTGGCAACGGCGACCACCGAAGGCGATCCCGTGTTGGCGATCGGTGGTGAGGTGCCCCTGGACGATCGCTTTAAGCAGACCCATCAGTCGCTTGATGCCATCGGCCTGATGCAGCCGGTGACGCGCTTTGCCCAGTCCGCCCTCTCGATTCACGACCTACCGGAGGTCCTGGGCAATGCCATTCGGGCGGCTGAGCAGGGCCGGCCGGGGGCAGCCTTTCTGGGGCTGCCCAAGGACGTTGGCTTGGCTGAGATCGAGGCCGACCCATCGGCGGGCTGGGGTGAGCCGATCCTTCAGGGGCCCTGCCATCCCCAGGCCCTGAGCCGGGCCGCGGAGTTGATGGCAACCCTGGAGCGGCCCCTGCTCCTTCTGGGGATGCAGGCTTCAGATCCAGATCTCAGCGAAGCGCTCCAGGCCTATGTGCGCCGCAGCGGACTGCCCTACTGCGCCACCTTCCAAGGGCCCGGGCGCTGGGTCGCGCCGGAGCAGTACGTGGGGCGGTTGGGACTCTTCCGCAACCAACCGGCGGATGCCCTGCTGAGCGCGGCCGATGGTGTCATCTGCCTCGGCTTTGATCCGGTCGAATACGACCCCAGCCTTTGGAATAGCGATCAATCCCGCACCCTGATCAATGTCGATGTAAAGGCTGCGGACCAGGACCAAGCCTTCCTGCCCCAGGTGGAGTTGATCGGGGATCTGCAGCAGACCTTGATTGCCATGGCCACCCTGCCGCCACTGACGATCGCCCCTGATTTCCGTCAGCAGCAGCAGGCCCTCGCCGCTGAATTACGGGCGACGGCCGCCGAGGGTGCCTCCATGGGTGGAGCTGCTCCTGTTCATCCGTTGCGCCTGGTGCACGAGATCAGTTCGGTGATCACCAAGGACACCACGCTCTGCCTGGATGTCGGCTCCCACTACATCTGGATGAACCGCTATGCCCAGGCTGAGCGAGCTCGCCAGGTGCTGGTGAGCAATGGTCAGCAGACCCTGGGCGTGGCCCTGCCGTGGGCCATTGCCGCTGGGATGGTGCGCCCCGGCTGTCCCGTGGTCTCCGTCTCAGGGGACGGGGGCTTTTTGTTCACGGCGACGGAGCTGGAGACGGCGGTGCGGATGGGCAGCCGCTTCGTGCACGTGATTTGGAACAGCCACTCGTACAACATGGTGGAGTTCCAGGAGCAGGCCCACTACGGACGGGTCTCGGGGATCCAGCTTGGCGACTACGACGTCGTCAAGTTCGCCGAGGCCTTTGGCGCGAAGGGCTACTCGATCCAGAACGCCGAGGACCTCGGACCCGTCCTGCGGGAGGCCCTGCAGCAGCCGGTACCGGTTCTGATCAATGTTCCGGTGGACTACTCCGAGAACATCCGGTTGATGCAGAACGTGCACCAGCAGTTCATCCACTGAGGTTCCGATGAGCACGCAGCATGCGAGCGGTCACCACCTGAACGTCTCCGTTGGGGATGGTCTCTGGGACGCGCTGCACGCCTTGGCTGAACGCACGGGCGACAGCGTCAGCCATCTGGTTCGCCGCTCCCTGGCGGAAACCCTAGATCTTGACCACCACACGATCTATCAGGTCTCCACCTCTGGCGCCCTGGTGCAGGGGGTCTATCAGGGTTGCGTGCGCGTGGCGGACATCAAGCGCCATGGAGACTTCGGCCTGGGCACCTTCGATGGCCTCGATGGTGAGGGGATCATGCTCGATGGCACCTGCTGGCAGGCCCGCAGTGATGGGTCGGTGCATGTCGCCCCGGACACGGCCCTGGCTCCCTTTTGGGCGACGACCTTCTTTGCGGCTGACACCACCACGACGCTGCCGTCCGTCAGCAGTTGGGACGACCTCACCACTCAGCTCGATGGCCTAAGGCGCAGCGACAATCTTTTCTGCGCCATCCGTATTACCGGCACGTTCGAGAGGATCCACTACCGCGTGGCCTGCAAGAGCGCCCATGGCACTGACCTGGTGAGCGCGACCAGTCACCAGGCGGAGTTCAGCCAGAGCGGTTTGCGCGGAAGCCTGGTGGGGTTCTGGACCCCCAGCTATGCCCGCACGATCAATGTGCCCGGCTATCACCTGCACCTGCTGAGCGATGACCACAACCATGGCGGTCACATCCTCGACGTCCAGGCCAAAGATCTGACGGTGCAGGTGCACATGGACAACCACGTGCATTTGGCCTTGCCGGAAACGCCGGCCTTCCTGGAGGCGGATCTACAGGGGGATCCCGCCGAGGCTTTGGCCCGAGCTGAGAGCAAACACAGCTGATCCCTGAGCCAGGGTTGCGCTGAGGGCCGTGTCCACGCTCAAGGTCCGCTCCCCTAGATGCACGGGGCGGGCACCATTGGCCTGGGCGAGCTCGATCTCAAAAGGGACAAAGCCGCCCTCGGGCCCGATCATTACCAGAGCGGGTTGGCCGGCGTGCTGAGCCAAGGGCTCCTCGGCCCCCATCTCCGTGATCAGGCAGAGCCGTCCGACGCAGAGCCCTGGGAGCTCGTCTTCGATGAAGGGCCGGAAGCGTTGGTGCAGATGCACCTGCGGGGCGATGGTGTCTCGGGAGCGCTCCATGCCCGCGAGCAGGGCGGCCTCGACGTTGCTGGCTTGCAGCAGCGGGCTTTGCCAGTAGCTCTTCTCGACCCGCGCACTGTTGATCAGGTGCAGATGGCTGATCCCAAATTCGGCGCATTGCCGCAGGATCCGGCGCAGCATCTTGGGTCTCGGTAGGGCCAGCACCAAATCGAAGGGATGGCGCTTGGGTGGCGGTTCGCTGAGGACGGCTCTGAGCACCACGCCACTGGAGTCCAGGGACTCAATCAGCCCCTGACCGCAGGCACCTCCGATGAGCCCGAGCCGCAGGGTCTCGCCCACGCTCGACTTGAGCAAATTGCGGATGTGGCGCGCCCGCTCGTCATTCAGCAGCACGCGCTGCTCGTCGATCCAGTCTTCTGGCCTCAGCAGGACGATGTTCATCGCTGTTCAGCAGCCGATGTCTTCTGCCCAGAGCTCAGGCTTCTGCTGCTGCATGGTTTGCATCAGCTCTTCGCAGCGTGGATCGTCCAGGCAGGTGACTTCGATTCCAGCCTCCTTGAGCCAGGTCTCGGCCCCTTGAAAGGTCTTTCGCTCTCCGATGACCACCCGCCGGAATCCCAGCAGAACGGCCGTTCCGGCGCACATCGGACAGGGAGAGAGGGTGGTGACCAGGGTCAGCTCACGCCAGTCGCGGCGCCGCCCGGCGTTGCGGATGCACTGGGTTTCACCATGGCTGGTGGGATCCCCGTTCTGGACCCGTTGGTTGTGTCCACGGGCGACGATCGTTCCATCCTCTTGGGCCAGGACGGCACCGATGGGAATTCCCCCTTCGCTCCAGCCCTGTTCGGCTTCGGCCCGGGCCGCATCGACCAGACGTTGCATCGTGCTGCGATCGATCGCACCTCCGTGCCGTTGGCCCAAGCATGGCAGGCATGACGCAAGACAACCTCGGTCCGTGGGATCCAGAACGCCACAGCGTGGCTGAGATCGTTGCGGCCCTTGATCTTCAACCTCACCCCGAGGGGGGGTGGTATCGAGAGACCTTCCGCAGCGCGCTCAAGGTGCGCCGCGCCGATGGGGTGCAGCGCGACGCCCTGACCCAGATCCTGTTTCTGTTGGGCCCCGGGGAGATCAGTCGCTGGCATCGGGTGAACCACGCCGATGAGAGTTGGTGCTGCCTAGCGGGGGATCCCTTGGCGTTGCTGCTGGTGATGGATGGGCAGCTGCAGGAGCACTGTCTTCTGCCGGGTTCAGCAGAAACGGTCGTGGTGCCAGCGGGTGTCTGGCAGGCCGCTCGGGCTTCAGGGCGTTGGAGCCTGATGGTGTGTGCGGTCGCTCCTGGTTTTGACTTTGACGACTTTCAAATGCTCAGCGAACTTTCAGAAGCTGAACATCCACCAGCTGCCCTGGTCGAGTATCGATAGAGCTTGGTGCCATCTTTGGCTCGAATTCAAAGCCGCTGGCTCAGATGTCTTGCTGTGACTGCAGGGTCCCATCTCTTTTGAGAGCGTCAGGACCTGAAAAGCCGGAGATCGGACTTGAACCGACGACCTACTGATTACGAATCAGTTGCTCTACCACTGAGCTACACCGGCAGCCCAGTGAAATTAGCATTCAGGCTTCGAAGCCTGAGACGCGCGGATGCCGCCTGACTCCCGTCCCCCACTGGATCCCGATCTCAGGGCTCGTCTGTTGCAGGAGGCTCGCACCCCCTGGCGTGGACTCAGGCGAGGACTCTGGTTGGCCTTTACTGCTTCTGCGGCCGTTGGCCTGGCCACGATGGCGATGCGTTCGGCCGGTGGAGAGGTGGTCCAGTCCTCTGACCTCCTGATTCAGGTTTCGGCGTTAGCCCTCTTCGGGCTTCTCCTCTGGCGCGACCGCTCCCCCAGCGTCGACGACTGACGCGTCGTCCTCAGTGTCTTGGGGTGCTTCGGCAGTGGTCTCTTCGGGGCCGGTTTCTTCGGAACAGGGCTCTTCGTGAACGACCGCTTCCTCCTCGGGCTCTGCGTCGGCGTCTGAGGCTTCCGCTTGCGGCACATCGACGTCTTCTGAGGCAAGGGCTTCAGCGTTGGCCTCGTGGCCCTCGTCGGTTTCCTCAACGACCTCCGCGTCCGCCTGCAAAGGCTCTGCAGCAGCTTCAGACGCTTCTGCGGCGACGGGCTCTGTCTCGGCAGGGGAGTCGGTCTGCTCGGGTTCAGGAGTGACAGCTTCGGCTTCCTCCTGTTGCTCTTGCGGTGTGGCCTTCGGTTCCGGCTCGACGGAAGCCGCAGGTTCGGCAAAGGCCAACGGCGCGAGAAGCAAGAGCGGAAGCCCAGCGTTCAGGCGCTGCTCAGCGGCCTGGATTTGAGTGAGGGGCAGGGTCTGATCTACCAGGCTGGAGGACCGGGTGAGCATCCAGAGGGACTGAATCACTTGGGCCCACTGCCATTGGATCAGCGCCAGCACCGGGATGCAGAGCAGCAGAACCACCAGCCTGGGGCTGCTGGAGAGGGGGGACCAGGCCCAGGCCATGCCGGCGTGGCTGTCGGCCCACCAGGTCAGGGGAAGCAGCAGTGCGGCGCCAAGGGCAATGACAACCTTCAGAGGCAGGGCGGTCTGAAGGGCACTCAGACGAAACTGCTCCGGGCGGCGACCCCGCAGGGGCACCTGCAGGATCAGCACAGACCAGAGGTCGGGAGGAAGGCGCCAGAAGAGGACCGCGCTTCCCAGGGCGCCGATCGCCCAGGTCAGTAAGCGTTCAAAGCCGGGGAAGGGACCCGGGTCTGCCCCTGCAAACAGCAGGAATAGCAGCAGGATTTCGAGCGGCAAGGCCGCGAGCCCCAGTAGCTGGAGCCACAGGAGCGGTTCGCGTCTTGCCGGATTCACGGTCAGTTGCTGAGGGTGCGTCGCTGAGTGACCAGTTTGAAGGATTCCACCCGGTCGCCCTCTTGCCAGTTGGCAAAACGATCACAGCCGATGCCGCATTCGAAGCCGGTGGCGACTTCTTTGACATCGTCCTTGCCGCGGCGCAGGGAGTCCAGGTCGCCCTCGAACACCTTTTCCTTGCCGCGCCAGACGCGGACCTTGCAGTTGCGCTGCAGTTTGCCGCTGGTGACGTAGCAACCCGCCACGGCGCTCTTGCCGATCGTGAAGACGGCCCGAACCTCGGTTTCGCCCAGGGGCTCTTCCACCAGTTCGGGTTCCAGCAGGCCTTCCATGGCCATCTGGATGTCCTCGAGCAGTTTGTAGATGACGTCGTAGTCACGCACATCCACGCCCGTGGCGTCAGCAGCACGCTTGGCGCCAGGCGCCATCGAGGTGTTGAAGCCGACGATGACAGCACCGGAGGCCGCTGCCAGGTCGACGTCGGTTTCGGTGACTTCACCCGGTGCAGAGAGCAGCACGCGGACCTGAACCTCCTCTTGAGGCAGTTGTTCCAGGGACCCGAGGATTGCCTCGACGGAACCCTGAACGTCGGCCTTGAGGATGAGGTTGAGTTCCTTGAGTTCGCCTTCGCTGGCCTGGCCCGACATGGAGGCCAGAGAGACCCGGCGGGAGGCCATCTGTTGGGCCAGACGGGTTGCGCGGGCTTCGGTGGCGCGGTCGCCGACCACCGCACGGGCCGTTTTTTCGTCGGTGTAGACCTCGAACTCGTCGCCCGCCGTCGGCACTTCGCTGAAGCCCAGGGCCTCAACGGCGTAGGAGGGGCCTGCTTCTTTGACGCGCTTGCCGTTGTCGTCGACCATGGCGCGCACCTTGCCCAGGATCGGACCAGCGGCCAGCACATCACCGGTGCGCAGGGTGCCGTTCTGGATCAGCAGGGTGGCCACAGGACCCTTCGCCTTGTCGAGGTGTGCCTCGATGACGGTGCCCCGGGCCATCCGGTCTGGGTTGGCCTGCAGGTCTTCCACTTCGGTGACCAGCAGGATCATCTCCAGCAGCTTCTCGATGTTCTCGCCCTTGATGGCGCTGACCGGCACCATCACGGTGTTGCCGCCCCAATCCTCAGCGACGAGTTCGTGGGAGGACAGCTCCTGTTTGACGCGATCCGGGGAGGCACCTTCTTTGTCGATCTTGTTGATCGCCACCACGATCGGCACCTTGGCGGCGCGGGCGTGGCTGATGGCTTCCAGGGTCTGGGGACGCACGCCGTCATCGGCGGCCACCACCAGCACGGCCACGTCAGTGACCTTGGTGCCACGGGCTCGCATGGCGGTGAAGGCTTCGTGGCCAGGGGTGTCCAGGAAGGTGATCTTCCGCTGCTCCCCGGCGTGGGGCACTTCGACTTGGTAGGCACCGATGTGCTGGGTGATGCCACCGGCTTCGCCAGCGGTGACCCGGGTTTTGCGGATCGAGTCCAGCAGGCTGGTCTTGCCGTGGTCCACGTGGCCCATGACCGTGACCACGGGCGGACGCCGGATCAGGTGAGCGAGATCGCTCTCTTCGATCATCTCGACGGTCTTGGCCGCCGCTTCCTCGACGTCGTCCTCGAGCACCGGAACGCCGAATTCCTGGGACACCGTCTCGATCGCTGAGAGATCGAGGGTTTGGGTCACCGTGGCGATGATGCCCTTGAAGAAGAGGCTCTTGATGATCTCGGAGCTCTCGACGCCCAGCTTGTCGGCCAGCTCCTGCACCGTGAGGTTGCCCTCCGGAACGATGAGCATTTCGGGCCGCTGTTGCTTGGCTTCCCGTGCGGCACGCAGCTCCATCGCGCGGCGGCGCTGACGCTGACGGGCGGTTTCCTTGCGGCGCTTGCGGGCCACAACGGTTGGCTTCGGCTGAGCGGAGCCAGCGCTGCGGGGTT encodes:
- the infB gene encoding translation initiation factor IF-2; the encoded protein is MTSSGKVRIYELSKDLGLENKDVLDAAEKLSIAAKSHSSSISDDEAAKIRSLIKGGGNGSKAAPTVDEPKKAILSVKKAAPAAPAAPAKPAAAKPVAASPAPAKPAAAAPAPRPQPQAAKPAAPSAPARPAAPSAPPARPAAAAKPAAKPAASAPPSRPAAPSAPPARPAAAKPAAKPAASAPPSRPAAPAPSRPAPAIVSKTPAGAGAPPARKPAPPVSRPAAGSPPQRPGAPTRPAAGGGRPQLVSRPQGGQGGARPATPSGRPALSQRPGMPTRPGAPAPTRVGQGGKPAKPARPQVELVGKPIRRDVSGPGGGGNRPAPPTRPGMPGMRKPVAPGELMQLQKPGARPSAPPPRRPGGAPGAPAGAPGAPGAGDANRPSATPPSAPRRPNFRAPMPPGGGRPRRPDWDDSARLDALRSRSPQKQRQRVHIIGENDDSLAAQTGGYAGDTDAVVLQASLARPAKPRSAGSAQPKPTVVARKRRKETARQRQRRRAMELRAAREAKQQRPEMLIVPEGNLTVQELADKLGVESSEIIKSLFFKGIIATVTQTLDLSAIETVSQEFGVPVLEDDVEEAAAKTVEMIEESDLAHLIRRPPVVTVMGHVDHGKTSLLDSIRKTRVTAGEAGGITQHIGAYQVEVPHAGEQRKITFLDTPGHEAFTAMRARGTKVTDVAVLVVAADDGVRPQTLEAISHARAAKVPIVVAINKIDKEGASPDRVKQELSSHELVAEDWGGNTVMVPVSAIKGENIEKLLEMILLVTEVEDLQANPDRMARGTVIEAHLDKAKGPVATLLIQNGTLRTGDVLAAGPILGKVRAMVDDNGKRVKEAGPSYAVEALGFSEVPTAGDEFEVYTDEKTARAVVGDRATEARATRLAQQMASRRVSLASMSGQASEGELKELNLILKADVQGSVEAILGSLEQLPQEEVQVRVLLSAPGEVTETDVDLAAASGAVIVGFNTSMAPGAKRAADATGVDVRDYDVIYKLLEDIQMAMEGLLEPELVEEPLGETEVRAVFTIGKSAVAGCYVTSGKLQRNCKVRVWRGKEKVFEGDLDSLRRGKDDVKEVATGFECGIGCDRFANWQEGDRVESFKLVTQRRTLSN